Genomic segment of Panicum virgatum strain AP13 chromosome 9N, P.virgatum_v5, whole genome shotgun sequence:
ACTATTTTGTTCATATGAAGTTATCatttgttcgtgttgttaaaaTAATTGTTCCCAGTAGCCAAAactaattatttagtattaaaaactatcgtgcaaatataggcaagtgtgatctcattttgaagatcttgtcataaaaaaaataatggtgCAATtggaatttaatttggatgcacGATTTAAaatttatagtttttttttacaaactCCCTTTGCATGTGGGTGACATCATGAATTTTGTTCTCacttccatgcatgcatgtggaaAGGAGAAACAGTCTGATAGAGTACCGGTCTAAAATCTCGGTCCAATAGAAAGTGCTCTCTCGAGAGAAAAATTAAACCCGCTTCAGGTGATGATTGGCGTTAATATCGCCTGAAGCGACGTCTAACCGCGCCCTCACGTACGAGTAGTCGGTACCGTCCACCAACTGCTTCCGAATGTGATGTAGATGAAGAAAATGGTGGTGCCTGGAAGAATAGAGTCTGATCGATAAGGACATCAATGGCCAATTTTACACCCTGACTTTCCAACATCCAGACAGGGCAGACGAATTCAACTTCAATCGCATGTGCAAGTAATTCTATGCATAGTCACGCTGTGAAATTTAGAGTTACCTGTGGGACCAGTCAGTACCGCTTGCAGTAACCAGCACCAGAGAGATGACTCTTGTCAAGGAACGTCACTATCCCGACCATTATTCGaaccgtcaccaaccatgagaAAGAAACCGCTGACGAGTTGGCGACCATGAGTGGCCGAGCTGGGACTCTGCGTTTcttgcaaagaaaaaaaaatcggcgATCGAATAATGGACCCTGCATTTTCCGTCTTGTCCGGTGGAGCGAAGCAAACTGTACAGACAGACTACTGGATTAGCATAGAACCGGTTCTGCTTCTGCTACTTCTCGTTGGGGAGGCCTTCTGAACTCTGAATCAGCTATTTCAGTCCTACAGTTTCTTGAAGGCAACGCGCAGCCCATCAAGCCATGAATGATGAATCTACCCCCTGCATTCTTCCTCCTCGTCACACTTGACTACCTCGTTTCTGCCATGGACGAGACGGTTTTCAGCATAGGAAAAGCATCACGATGAACAGATGTTTTTGCATTTGGGATGTTTCTGTTGGAGGTGGCATGTGGATGGACACCCCTGGAGCATGACCAGGTTGTGCTGCTAGATTGGGTGCTCGAGCACGAACAGAGGAGCAATTCTTGAGACGGTGGATCCACGGCTTTGTTGTGAGTACATTGCAGAGGAGGCGGGCTTGGTTTCTGAAGCTGAGGCTCTCCTATGCTCACAGCCGATGCCTAACTTCACGTGCTGCGGCACGGCAAAAAATGCGGCAAGTCCTGCAGTACCTTGATGGTACCGTGGCAGTCCCAGAGTTGGCAATGACCAATCTGGATTATAGCAGTCTGATGTTTGTGCAGAATGAAGGGTTTGACTCATACGTCATGTTGGATGCATCATCATTAGCGACAAGCATTGGTCCAGGATCTAACTACTACGGAGGACGATGATGTGATCTTGTTCCTGATTTCCTATTGGTTATCGGTTCTGGTCAGTGGAGTTTTCCATTTCTAACGCTTTCTGTATCAATAGGTTAATTTGGACTGAAACGTAATCCCATCCATTGCTTGATATCGTAACATGATTTTGATTCTGAAGCCAATATCTTCCACACTAATGGTAAAATCAGAGCTAATGGTAGAAGGGAAACAAACAGCAACTCTATCTTCATCCGATGAAATCTATTTGAGATGAAAATTGAAACTGACTGTAACATCTGATATTGCGTACTCAGACAGAATCTTAGACAATGATGCCTTGTGCTAATTTCAGTTATGCATTCATTTAGCATGCACCAAAAGCAACAGTATACGTACAAACAAGAACAACACGATGCCCATTGTCCATTGTGTAATGCTTATTGTTTCATCTCCTTGCTCTCTTGCTCAACCATGTAAGCTTTCTTCATTTCTTCCAGGACTGAATCATTCGTGCTGTCAGGCATACAAAACACAGAGTGACTATTAGTGTGAAATGTGGTGTATTTGTCATGCCAATGGTAGTTTAATCAAGGTATGAAATATGAAGCTTCTACAAGAAAATAAAGATAAAAAAGGTGAACATCTTCCAGGATATAGTGATTATTACACCCAGGCCTGGATACACCCCTCCAATTCGACAAAAAAGCAAAGCACATTCAACCCAAGAAATCATTTAATCAAAATCTTTAGTGTGTTCTGTAATTAGTTATGGTCACATGGTCATGGCAATAAGGAACTCAAATTCTGATCACAAACTCAAAATGATTAGCAGCGCAACTTATTTTAGATTCTTCCATTATCGGTCAGAAAATATTATTATGATCGTCAAACAGCAAATACACCATTTATATAGACAGGGATATCACCTACCAGCTACCATTGATCTTGCCTGGTGGTGTTAAATTAAAAGATGTTTAAGTACCAGTTAGCATGAGACCGTGATGTAACCAGTAACAGTATCCAGCAAGTGCCAGAATTCTTAACAGAACTTGCACTGAAGTTGGTTCTAACAAATTACTAGTTGTGGATGATAGAAAATGAATAATCATATCAAAATCCAATTGTGCCTGGCTCCTACTGTTAAGATAACATTTCAGTAACAAATAATAACAAACTAGCATGGTACCAGCTTTAAGTCAAATCAACGTCTTGAACTGCATCATATGAAAGACTACATAGAACATCTTGCAGATAACAACATAAATGTCTAGAATGAAAAACAGGAGAAACTTTTGAACTTGTAAACATTAAATGCGACTGCACTTTTACCTTACACGACAGAATCAAACAAGAACAGGGAAGCCACTTGGATGATTATTCCAAATACATATGGAATAAGTACTTACAACTGATGAAGGCATTCATTCaactcttttgcttgtttacgGCATTGCCATACTACAGAAAATGTTCTTCCTCGAGCACACTCAGCATATTTTGAACAATAAAAATCACATTCCTTCAGGGCCTTTTGTTTCATTTTGCTGCGCAAAGCTGAAAACCCAAACGGATATATTTAACTGTTAGAAATGAACATAATGATCTTTACAGGACAATTTCCAAGAAAATAACACAGAACATTCCAGGCCACAATCTAGAAAGTAAAAAATAAAACAGTTAACACTAAAGAGCATCCCCAAGTGGGACATGTTAGTAGGCTACAGGACTTGCTATATCATTAGTTTGGTTAAATAACAGATAGAAGAGAGATATGGGAGGTTGAGTGCTTAATAGAAGCTAGCTAGCTTATACTGGTTTTAATGCAAATTCCAAGTCAGAAGATAGTACTGGTGGGTGGAAGGATAAAGGAAATAAGAATTACTGAATACTTGGTAGCTATAGTGTGCTTGCATTAGAGAGGTTGTATATTAAGTTGCCTATACTCTATAAACAAGACGGCACATACTACAAAAATGTCTTCTACTGGAGATTCCCTAAACAACAATAATTGATTGGACAGTGTCTGTGCGAGGCACATTCTGGCCATGGTGAACAGCAAGCCAATCGGTTAATCTTCATCTTTACACCTTAAAATTCGCTAACAGCTCACCAGTAGAAAATCAGTTAAGCCAATAAGTCGTTTCTTAAAAAACAGTTATCAGTCCATTGGATGTGGAATATGGTTACATACTTCAGAAAGCACGTATTATAAACTCTAGTAGATAAAGGTTTTCACAGTCTATAACACTGATGAGAACTCAAATGCAGTTCCAATCTGCTGTACTAGTAGTTACTAAATATACTGCTTAACAACGAGAGGTAATAGCACCAATTGAGGATCAAAAACCCTGCAAACCCCCGAGGCACGTACAGATACGAACAACTATAGCGTCAGTTCAAGGCAAGCGGCTAGCATAAGACGCTCGTTGCATCATTTCAAGGGTTTGGTTCGAATTTGAATAAGCTGAGCCAGCGGTCTTGATAATTCTAGGCAAATCCTCATCCGCCATGGAACTAATGAGAGCTCTGCGCGCACTTAAGAGGCGCCCAAATCAACAAATCGGAAGCTTAAGAAGCACGGATTGGATGATGCTGGACTCACCTTCCTCGACCTTCTTCTTGACGTGATTCTCCCTGGCCTCCTGGAGGTATCCCATGCCGCCGCCCCGACGGTACGGAATCGGACTGGGGCGGATAGATTGAGCAGTTTGGCGTTAAACCCTAGCGGGAACGCGGACATTGACGGCAAcgttctctctctcctctccccttcTTCCACCGGTGGGTGAAGTTCCCGCACGTGGTGTTTGGGAAACGGGCTAATGGGCTATTGAGCCGCAGGTCGGCGGCCCAGGCAACCAATCAATAGGCCCGGGTGGCTGGATCTGCATGAACAGAATTAAGATCAGAGccctttatttaaaaaaattaagatcAGAGCCCGGCCTGTTGGACAAGGCCGAGCTGAGAAAACTGGAAATGGCCTCTCTCTtcccaaaaggaaaaaaaaaggttgtgCAGAGCATCACGAACACGTgccttgtggtgatcatcaggAAGGTCTGAAACTCTGCACTCGTCGTTGTCACGGGGCCTAGGGTGACCTCAGATTTCGGGATCGCTTGTGGCTCCACGCAATCACACGATATTTGTTGGATGGATTCTCACAAGCCACGCCCCGTGGATGAGGACAATTCCACCAATCCGCTCACCAGCAACGACCGGGCCGCGAACCAGTCCTGGCAGGTACGGCTAACCGACgggcgcgtgccgccgccgaggccgacgCTTTTGGCACCCGCCGGTCGTAGACACGTCAGACAAACGAACCGGCCACTGCCAGAGTAGCAAGACCGCTCCACGCGGAGGCGACACAGCATGCACGAAACGGAAAGACCAGGCGCGATCATGCGACCCGCGAGGTCGCGCTCGCGGCGCAGCAAACAGCAGCGTGATCTATCTTAATCATTAGCAGGCTACTACTACTAAAAAAGGATCATTATTAGAAAGGCTGGTGGATCCAAGGTGAAGCAGGGAACGATAcctgtcgctactcgctagagctgttgagttttttttttctcgaatgcgCAGGAGGAGTGCGCATCATTGCATTAAGAAAGGGAGAATCATGGAAAGTTGAAGTTTACAACCCGCGATCAACCTCGCGTACAAACACAACTCCGGGTCGGATTACTCGCCTAAGAGACTACCTAGACTCTTGGCGCCAGCTGCTACCCACATGTCGGCGTCGGTTTTAATCTTCCGAAGGAGCTGCTGATGATCCAGTGAGTCGCCGCGGAAGAGACGTGCATTCCGTTCTTTCCAGATGTGCCAAGCTACAGGTGCGAAGAGCTCCTTTCCGGGTGGTTGCCGGAAATTGGAGGCGCGTTTGCTTCCAATGTTCCTGAATACAGATGTCCCCGGATGGCGCAGGTGCGACCCCCGAGCCGATTCAGGATGATCCCCCAGACCTGCACGGTGAACGGACAGGAGACGAAGAGGTGGTGGACTGTTTCCTGTTGGAGATTACAGAGATGGCACGTTGCCGGAGCTGCAAGACCATGCCGTCGTCGTCTGTCTGCTGTCCAGAGGCGCTCCTTGAATGCGAGCCACAGAAAAAGCTTAACCTTTAATGGTGCCCAAGTTTTCCACACTAGGTCGGCACCAGCAAAGGTAGAGGATCCTTGATGCATCATCAAGTACGCTGATTTAAAAGTGAACTGACCATGATCAGTCCAGCGCCAAATGCAACGATCGGGCACGTCTGGCTGCAGGTAAGTGTtctccaaacggtcccaaattagAAGGTAGCTAGCAATGGCTGGGACTGCCGGTGATGTCCCTGGTCCAAGCTCGGTTTGGCATTGCCTGTGCTacggttttgttttttcttgccCTTGCCGACACTACGGTGAGGAGGTGAGGAGCAATATCATGAATGGACTGCCCATCCAACCATCGATCGGTCCAGAACTTTGTGCGCATCCCATCGCCAACGCTGATTGTGATGGATGCCCTGAAGAAAGCTTCCGCTTGCGGCTCAACCTGAATCGGTAGCTCTGACCATGCTCTACTCTCATCTGTACGCTGCAGCCAAAGCCATCTTGTTTGCATAGCCCAGGATGATAGCTTGAGGTTTATGACGCCAAGCCCTCCGAAGACAG
This window contains:
- the LOC120692514 gene encoding uncharacterized protein DDB_G0275933-like, whose protein sequence is MGYLQEARENHVKKKVEEALRSKMKQKALKECDFYCSKYAECARGRTFSVVWQCRKQAKELNECLHQFTNDSVLEEMKKAYMVEQESKEMKQ